From Tripterygium wilfordii isolate XIE 37 chromosome 16, ASM1340144v1, whole genome shotgun sequence, one genomic window encodes:
- the LOC119981399 gene encoding uncharacterized protein LOC119981399 codes for MEEDTLSLSELPLTNSDSSWKEYSARNNQSSSSFDDDDGLFEFFSGDIAAAAASSYPADKIIFCGKDIANNKEAKEDREAQSEQGFNTTTKAMKSSLSFNRVGATTVTSSRHQEVRNQRILLNCGYITNKQAEKYGLSMLTTLQKPRWYFFVFGIGRHSMEMEQRAIKTRQSRKGSVTMFHTVEKGEVIKGKGRRSGEGSWGFLRMLGCTDKRAVRVVKATLVCMPEVQSNY; via the exons ATGGAAGAAGATACTCTCTCTCTGTCTGAACTTCCTTTAACCAATAGTGATTCCAGTTGGAAGGAATACTCCGCCAGAAACAATCAAAGCTCATCATCATTTGATGACGATGATGGTTTGTTCGAGTTCTTCAGTGGAGacattgctgctgctgctgcctctAGTTATCCTGCTGACAAGATCATCTTCTGTG GTAAAGACATAGCTAACAACAAAGAAGCGAAAGAGGACAGAGAAGCTCAAAGTGAACAAGGATTCAACACTACCACAAAGGCTATGAAAAGCTCGCTCTCGTTTAACAGAGTAGGAGCCACTACCGTCACTTCATCAAGGCATCAAGAAGTAAGGAATCAAAGAATTTTGCTGAATTGTGGTTATATAACTAACAAACAAGCAGAGAAGTATGGCTTATCGATGCTTACTACTCTGCAGAAGCCAAGATGGTACTTTTTTGTATTTGGAATAGGAAGGCATTCGATGGAGATGGAGCAGAGAGCTATCAAGACAAGACAGAGCCGAAAAGGCTCAGTGACGATGTTTCATACTGTTGAGAAGGGTGAAGTGATAAAAGGAAAGGGGAGGAGATCAGGGGAGGGTTCATGGGGTTTCCTAAGAATGTTGGGTTGTACAGATAAACGTGCGGTGAGAGTAGTGAAGGCCACCCTTGTTTGCATGCCAGAGGTGCAATCTAATTACTAG
- the LOC119981479 gene encoding nucleolar complex protein 2 homolog isoform X3 has translation MQIREIHLELAKKKKKLEKLKEKDPDFSQFLESYNETRKASKNEEAQYSDEDVTSDDGMQLADEDISNLIKGKLLTRSVISSLCQLVREQHSVSAFTSLLNGYRYACHYGSDSTDVDDLDSSWRIEDAETLCKILSFVLYEADKIFRELLGVSCSNCRKEAILELKNSSKWKSLKPLVKTYLRSTLFLVTQFTDSKILAFAISRIRTSVVFFAPFPTLLRRLVKIVIHLWATGERDLSSNSILILQDVASVFSSDYFDTCLIKTYKAFIAHCKFAEPSLFEHLQFLRNSFVELCSQDVHKSSTTAIASIRHLAKILQLGLRTKNEEAVKRICSWQYMNCVDLWVTFISVNVNDYDLQPLLYMVIQIINGVALLFPGPRYLPMRIKCVQWLNQLSNSSGIFIPVASFVLEILEYSIGKDGGKPGKNLNFSSVVQLPKHWLKSRNFQDLCVFSALELLSAHFAKWSSHISFPELATITLIRLRKFDEITDSERFRRVVKRFIDQVEQNIEYVRKKRDEVAFSPNDQQSADSFLQPEKFSGSTQFMQYYRNVMENASSRNLGIKEKTSFPVERKSKKRREPIL, from the exons GATCCAGACTTCTCTCAGTTCCTAGAAAGCTACAACGAGACGCGTAAGGCATCCAAAAATGAGGAGGCT CAGTATTCAGATGAAGATGTGACAAGTGATGATGGTATGCAGCTGGCAGATGAAGACATATCAAATTTGATAAAGGGCAAGCTGTTGACAAGATCTGTCATTAGTTCTTTGTGTCAACTAGTTAGAGAGCAGCATAGTGTATCTGCTTTTACTAGCCTGTTAAATGGGTATCGGTATGCCTGCCATTATGGTAGTGATTCAACAGACGTCGATGATCTTGATTCATCCTGGAGAATTGAAGACGCTGAAACTTTGTGCAAGATTTTGTCATTTGTACTCTATGAGGCTGATAAAATATTCAGGGAGCTACTGGGAGTGTCATGTTCAAATTGCAGGAAGGAAGCCATTTTGGAGTTGAAAAATTCTTCAAAATGGAAATCTTTAAAACCACTGGTGAAGACTTATTTGAGAAGTACCTTGTTTCTTGTAACTCAGTTTACTGACTCTAAGATACTGGCATTTGCCATATCCCGAATCAGAACCTCTGTAGTATTCTTCGCTCCCTTTCCTACTTTACTACGCAGACTCGTCAAG ATTGTGATTCATCTGTGGGCAACAGGTGAAAGGGATCTATCATCAAACTCAATTCTAATCCTACAAGATGTGGCATCTGTGTTTAGCTCGGATTACTTTGACACTTGCTTGATCAAAACATATAAAGCCTTCATTGCTCACTGCAAATTTGCAGAGCCAtctttgtttgaacatttgcaATTTCTGAGGAATTCTTTTGTTGAGCTATGTTCTCAAGATGTGCACAAGTCATCTACTACAGCAATTGCTTCTATCCGACATCTTGCCAAAATTCTACAGCTAGGATTACGAACAAAGAATGAG GAAGCTGTTAAGAGGATATGCAGTTGGCAGTACATGAACTGCGTTGATCTCTGGGTCACGTTTATATCCGTAAATGTTAATGATTATGATCTTCAACCACTGCTTTATATGGTTATTCAAATAATTAATGGGGTTGCTCTTCTGTTCCCGGGTCCAAGATATTTGCCTATGAGAATAAAATGCGTTCAATGGCTGAATCAACTCTCAAACTCTAGTGGAATTTTCATTCCCGTTGCATCATTTGTGTTGGAAATATTGGAGTATAGCATTGGCAAGGATGGTGGGAAACCTGGAAAGAACTTGAACTTTTCATCTGTTGTTCAG ttGCCAAAACATTGGCTGAAATCTCGCAACTTCCAAGATTTGTGTGTCTTTTCTGCCCTTGAACTACTCTCGGCGCACTTTGCAAAGTGGAGCTCCCACATATCTTTTCCTGAGCTGGCAACTATAACGCTTATCCGCCTGAGAAAGTTTGATGAGATTACTGATTCAGAGCGTTTTCGGCGAGTTGTGAAGCGTTTCATTGATCAG GTGGAGCAGAACATTGAGTATGTGCGGAAGAAGAGAGATGAGGTGGCTTTTTCTCCAAATGATCAGCAATCTGCTGACTCATTTCTTCAG CCTGAAAAGTTCAGTGGCAGTACACAATTTATGCAGTACTATAGAAACGTAATGGAAAATGCCTCTTCTAGGAATCTGGGTATTAAAGAAAAGACAAG TTTCCCTGTGGAGAGGAAATCAAAAAAGAGACGAGAACCAATATTATAG